CAAGTCCTGTATCCAGTCGTGGAGCGTGCGCTGCTCTCGTTGCTCGGTGATCCACTCGCTGACGCTGCTTGTACTCATTGTCAGATCATCTCCTGTATTAGGTCTTCTTCGGTCGGCTTGTTCCCCGGCGAGGCGTCTATTGGCTCGCCGACGAACTCCCCGTTCGCCATCACGGCGATGCGGTTGGACATACCGATGACCTCGGGCAGCTCGTCGCCGATGAAGACGATCGAGACGCCTTGGTCGGTGAGCTCACGGCAGAGACGGTACACCTCCTCTTTGGCACCGACGTCGATGCCTCGGGTCACGTTGTCCATCACGAGTATCGGCGTCTCCTGGGCCAGCCAGCGGGCGATGACGACCTTCTGTTGGTTCCCGCCGCTGAGGCCGTGGACCAGCGCGTCGGGCCCCGGCGTCTTGATAGACAACTCCTCGATGGCGTCGTCGGTCGCCTCTCGCTCGGCGTCCAGATCGAGCAACGGCACGTTGCCGTTCATGTCTCGCACCATCGCGAGCGACGTGTTGACTAGCACCGACTGGTAGAGCAACAGCCCCTCGGACTTCCGGTCTTTCGGAATGTAGCCGACGCCCGCGTCGACCATGTCCGACACCGTCGGGCTCTGCAGGGTGGTACCGTCGATCGAGACCGACCCCTGCGTGATGCCGAGATCGCCCGCGAGCAGGCGACCCAACTGCTGTTTGCCGGACCCCTCGACGCCGACGATCCCGAATATCTCGCCCTCGCGGACGGAAAACGAGACCGGCCCGACCGTGTCACCGTGGACCGCACCGTCGACGGCCAAGGCCGTCTCGCCGAGGTCGGTGTCGCGCTGCTGGTCCGGGACCCGGTAGTACTCGTCGGCGGTCTCTCGGCCGACCATCGCCTTCTGTAGCGAGTCGGTGGTGGCGTCGACCGTGTCCATGTCCGCCACGCGCTCGCCGTCCTTGAGGACGTAGATCCGGTCGGATATCTGCAGCACCTCGTCGAGTTCGTGGGAGACGAAGACGAACGTCGCCCGGTCCCGCAGGTCGTTCACGAGGTCGAAGAGGATCTGGCGGCCGCTCTCTTCGAGGGCGGCCGTCGGCTCGTCGAGGAGGATGACGGGATTCTCGGACTTCTGTGAGACGTGAAACGCCTTCGCGATCTCGAGCATCTGGCGCTCGTTGAACGTGTAGTCGCGGACGCGCTCGTTCACGTCGATGTTGATACCCAAGTCGTCGACGAACGCCTGCGCCTCCTCGCGCATCTGCTCTTTTTCGAGCACCCCGAACCGCTCGATCTCCCGCCCGAGATAGAGGTTCTCGTACCCCCGCATGGTCGTGATGATGTCCTGTTCCTGGTGGACGAGCGAGACGCCGTAGTCCGCCGCTTCACGCGGGTTCGTGAAGTTGACCGCCTCGCCGTCGACGAACAGCTGTCCCTCGTCGGCCTGCAACACGCCGGTCAGGATGTTCAACAGGGTGCTCTTGCCCGCACCGTTCTCCCCGACCAGACCGATGACCTCGCCGTGGTCGACGGCCAGCGACACGTCGTCGAGGGCCTGCACGTGGCGGAACGACTTCGAGATACCCTCGACGCGGAAGCTGCGGGTGCCCTCGCTGGTTGGGTCGCCCCGACCCGCTTCCGTCGCGTTGGTGTGTGTCTGTGATGCCATATGGGGGTGTACTAGCGATTATTGGAGCGGGTTCGTTTGGAACTGGTCTTGGTACAGCTGGGCGATCTCCTCTTGTGCGCCGTCGTCGGTGTAGACGTCCGGCAGGCTGTAGCCGTCCGGCCTGTCCGCTTCCTTCCAGTCGAGGACCTCCTCCATGTCGGCGAGATCCATCGGCTGCATGTCGATCTGGGGGTCCCAGGCGTCCTCCCCGGCCTCGACGACGGACATCTTCGTCCAGTCGTACGGGGTCTTACCCGCGAAGATGGCGTCGTTGTAGTCGGCGGCGTCGACGACCGGCAGCAGGTCGATGACGTCGGTCCACTCGTCCGGGTTCTTCACACAGACGGGCGCGTTGAACGACATCATCCGCTCTGCGTCGGTGAGCGTGTGCCCGTTGATGAAGTCGTGACACTTCGCGACCGACCAGCCGGCCTGCCACGGGCCCATCCCGGAGACCGTCCCGGTCATCCGGTCGTCGGCGATGGCCGCGAGTCCGGGCTCGCTGGCGTCGATGCCGACGACGGGTACGTCGATGTCGTTCTCCTCCAAGATGGTGAGTCCGCCCAGCGCGACGGCGTCGTTCTGGCCGAAGAAGCCGTCGATATCGTCACCGAACTGCGACACCTTGTCGTTCATCACGCTCCGTGCGTCCGACCGGATGAAGTTCCCCGGCTGGCGTGGTCCCGCCATCTCGATGTCCGGATACTCTTGGAGCGCCAGGTCGACGCCTTTGTTCCGGCCGATGTTCGGGGCCGTGCCGCGGTTCCCCTCGATGTGGACGAAGGTCCCGCTGCCGCCCATCGCCTCGAACAGCATCTTCGCGCCCGAGTAGGCGTGGTTGACGAAGTGCGGCGTGAAGAACGTCACGTACTCCTCGCCGGCGTCCTGCGGGACGAACCAGTCGGCGATGGTGACCGCGAGGACACCGGGGATCCCGCCCTCGACCAGCGTCTCTGCCAGCGTGATCGCGGCAGCGTTGGTGTAGGTCTGCCCGGCGATGAAGTCCGCGTTGTTCGAGACCGCCGTATCGAACTGCTGTTGCTGCGTCTGGACCTCGCCGTTGTTCGTCTGGACGTTCGTCTCGTAGCCGAAGGCCTCACACGCCTCGAGGTAGCCCTTCTCCCAGCTGAGCCAGTAGGAGTTCTGTCGGTTGGCGATAGAGCCCATCGATGTCATCGAGCCGCCGGACCCGCCTGATCCGCCCGAGCCGTCCGACGACGACCCGCCCGAACCGTCCGAGCCGTCGCCCGAGTTTCCTGTACAGCCCGCCAGCCCGCCCAACGCGAGCGCGGACCCACCGACGGTGGTTTTCTTCATAAACCGGCGCCTTGTCTGGTTGGTGCTATCTTGTGCCATGTTTGCGTCAATATGGAGTGGACAGTGCTATTGTATATAGTTTATGATCGATCATACGATACGCTTCGAGAGTCGTCGCTCTCGTCGGACGGGCTCTGGCCTCGGACGCTCGCGCGTCAGGTCGCGTCGGTCGGTCACCGTGTGTCGGAGCGGGGAACGGTCAGTACATCACCTTGCCCGCGGAGACGTTGAGGTCCTGGCCGGTCATCCGGTCTGCGTCGGACGAACAGAGGAACGCGACCGTGTTCGCCACGTCCTCCCTGTTGACCAGTTCGTGCCGGGGGCTCTGGTTTTCGGCGTCCGACCGGACCGCCTCGTAGGACCGGCCGGTCGCCTCCGCTTTCTCCTCGAAGACGCGCTGGATGCGGGGGCCGTCGACCGACCCCGGACAGATGGCGTTGACGTTGATGTCGTGGTCGCCGACCTCGGCCGCGAGCGTTCGCGTGAATCCGATGAGTCCCATCTTCGCGGCCGCGTACGGGGTCCGCTGCGTGAGCGGTCGCTTCCCCGTCACCGAGGCGATGTTGACGATGCGGCCGTACGACTGCGCTTTCATTGAGGGGAGCAGCGTCC
This genomic window from Halorubrum sp. PV6 contains:
- a CDS encoding SDR family NAD(P)-dependent oxidoreductase → MQQDSTALVTGGGRGIGQAICVELARRGADVVIADLNADEMQETVDLVEAENGHARAFETDVTDLDSVESTVETALEEFDSVDWLVNNAGIAGPTAPCEAIDSDEWDATLDVNLRGAFYTCRTLLPSMKAQSYGRIVNIASVTGKRPLTQRTPYAAAKMGLIGFTRTLAAEVGDHDINVNAICPGSVDGPRIQRVFEEKAEATGRSYEAVRSDAENQSPRHELVNREDVANTVAFLCSSDADRMTGQDLNVSAGKVMY
- a CDS encoding sugar ABC transporter ATP-binding protein — its product is MASQTHTNATEAGRGDPTSEGTRSFRVEGISKSFRHVQALDDVSLAVDHGEVIGLVGENGAGKSTLLNILTGVLQADEGQLFVDGEAVNFTNPREAADYGVSLVHQEQDIITTMRGYENLYLGREIERFGVLEKEQMREEAQAFVDDLGINIDVNERVRDYTFNERQMLEIAKAFHVSQKSENPVILLDEPTAALEESGRQILFDLVNDLRDRATFVFVSHELDEVLQISDRIYVLKDGERVADMDTVDATTDSLQKAMVGRETADEYYRVPDQQRDTDLGETALAVDGAVHGDTVGPVSFSVREGEIFGIVGVEGSGKQQLGRLLAGDLGITQGSVSIDGTTLQSPTVSDMVDAGVGYIPKDRKSEGLLLYQSVLVNTSLAMVRDMNGNVPLLDLDAEREATDDAIEELSIKTPGPDALVHGLSGGNQQKVVIARWLAQETPILVMDNVTRGIDVGAKEEVYRLCRELTDQGVSIVFIGDELPEVIGMSNRIAVMANGEFVGEPIDASPGNKPTEEDLIQEMI
- a CDS encoding sugar ABC transporter substrate-binding protein; protein product: MAQDSTNQTRRRFMKKTTVGGSALALGGLAGCTGNSGDGSDGSGGSSSDGSGGSGGSGGSMTSMGSIANRQNSYWLSWEKGYLEACEAFGYETNVQTNNGEVQTQQQQFDTAVSNNADFIAGQTYTNAAAITLAETLVEGGIPGVLAVTIADWFVPQDAGEEYVTFFTPHFVNHAYSGAKMLFEAMGGSGTFVHIEGNRGTAPNIGRNKGVDLALQEYPDIEMAGPRQPGNFIRSDARSVMNDKVSQFGDDIDGFFGQNDAVALGGLTILEENDIDVPVVGIDASEPGLAAIADDRMTGTVSGMGPWQAGWSVAKCHDFINGHTLTDAERMMSFNAPVCVKNPDEWTDVIDLLPVVDAADYNDAIFAGKTPYDWTKMSVVEAGEDAWDPQIDMQPMDLADMEEVLDWKEADRPDGYSLPDVYTDDGAQEEIAQLYQDQFQTNPLQ